From the Halichoerus grypus chromosome 3, mHalGry1.hap1.1, whole genome shotgun sequence genome, one window contains:
- the CCKAR gene encoding cholecystokinin receptor type A, which yields MRTVTNIFLLSLAVSDLMLCLFCMPFNLIPNLLKDFIFGSAVCKTTTYFMGTSVSVSTFNLVAISLERYGAICKPLQSRVWQTKSHALKVIAMTWCLSFTIMTPYPIYSSLVPFTKNNNQTANMCRFLLPNDVMQQSWHTFLLLILFLIPGIVMMVAYGLISLELYQGIKFDAIQKKSARDRKPSTGSSSRYEDSDGCYLQKAKPRRKLELQQLSTPSSGGVNRIRSSSSTANLMAKKRVIRMLMVIVVLFFLCWMPIFSANAWRAYDTASAERRLSGTPISFILLLSYTSSCVNPIIYCFMNKRFRLGFMATFPCCPSPGPPGARGEVGEEEEGRTTGASLSRCSYSHMSASAPPP from the exons ATGAGAACTGTCACTAACATCTTCCTGCTCTCGCTGGCGGTCAGCGACCTCATGCTCTGCCTCTTCTGCATGCCGTTCAACCTCATCCCCAACCTGCTCAAGGATTTCATCTTCGGGAGTGCTGTTTGCAAGACCACCACCTACTTCATGG GCACGTCTGTGAGTGTATCCACCTTTAATCTGGTAGCCATATCTCTGGAAAGATACGGTGCGATTTGCAAACCCTTACAGTCCCGGGTCTGGCAGACCAAATCCCATGCTTTGAAGGTGATTGCCATGACCTGGTGCCTCTCCTTCACTATTATGACTCCGTACCCAATTTATAGCAGCCTGGTGCCTTTTACCAAAAATAACAACCAAACGGCGAACATGTGCCGCTTTCTACTGCCAAATGATGTCATGCAGCAGTCCTG gcACACGTTCCTGTTACTCATCCTCTTTCTTATTCCCGGAATCGTGATGATGGTGGCGTATGGATTGATCTCTTTGGAACTTTACCAAGGAATAAAGTTTGATGCTATCCAGAAGAAGTCCGCTAGGG ACAGGAAACCGAGCAccggcagcagcagcaggtatGAGGACAGCGATGGGTGTTACCTGCAGAAGGCCAAGCCCCGCAGGAAGCTGGAGCTTCAGCAGCTGTCCACCCCCAGCAGCGGCGGGGTCAACCGCATCAGGAGTAGCAGCTCCACGGCCAACCTCATGGCCAAGAAGCGGGTGATCCGCATGCTCATGGTCATCGTGGTCCTCTTCTTCCTGTGCTGGATGCCCATCTTCAGCGCCAACGCCTGGCGGGCCTATGACACGGCGTCGGCCGAGCGCCGCCTCTCGGGGACCCCCATTTCCTTCATCCTCCTGCTGTCCTACACCTCCTCCTGTGTCAACCCCATCATCTACTGCTTCATGAACAAACGGTTCCGCCTCGGCTTCATGGCCACCTtcccctgctgccccagccccggccccccaGGAGCGAGAGGAGAggtaggagaggaggaggaaggcaggaccACGGGGGCCTCTCTGTCCAGGTGTTCCTACAGCCACATGAGCGCCTCGGCGCCGCCCCCCTGA